One Cucurbita pepo subsp. pepo cultivar mu-cu-16 chromosome LG20, ASM280686v2, whole genome shotgun sequence genomic window carries:
- the LOC111782958 gene encoding pentatricopeptide repeat-containing protein At2g27800, mitochondrial-like, producing the protein MNLLLRIRIQFLRNSINQLCNSIPSNPHFVCLRRFSFHSWLLNTDHGNFSHIFRLSQIQNYPAPVLSFTKFCLNFYSNRAPSRSFRRRASKRLKSRIKPKLNEAQFQHAISQIPPRFNSEELYNVISVQGDPLVCFELFNWASQQSRFRHDVSTYEITIKKLGEAKMYEEMDNVVNQVLAVPSIGSETLYNTMIYFFTEARKLTRAINIFKHMQNNKNVNCRPSIRTYNLLFTAFLSRGRNAYINLMYMETIRCLFRQMVNDGIEPDIFTLNCMIKGYVLSLHVNDALRIFHQMGVVYSSLPNSFSYDYLIHGLCAQARTDNARELCNEMKEKGFVPSSISYNSIVNAMALNGEVEEAVNYLWEMIGNRRSPDFITYKTVLDELCRRGRVGEATSLLREVQEKELVDGHTYRKLLYVLEDDYGNVHGGWP; encoded by the coding sequence ATGAATCTCCTCCTTCGCATTCGCATTCAGTTCTTGAGGAATTCCATTAACCAGCTCTGTAACTCGATTCCATCGAATCCACATTTCGTTTGTCTCAGaagattttcatttcattcatggTTGTTGAATACTGATCATGGTAACTTCAGCCATATTTTCCGTCTATCTCAAATCCAAAACTATCCAGCTCCCGTCCTCTCTTTTAcgaaattttgtttgaatttctaCTCTAATAGAGCACCTTCAAGATCCTTTAGGAGGAGAGCGAGTAAGAGATTGAAATCCAGAATCAAACCTAAGCTGAACGAGGCTCAATTTCAGCACGCAATTTCTCAAATCCCTCCAAGGTTTAACTCCGAAGAACTCTATAATGTCATTTCTGTTCAGGGAGATCCTTTGGTGTGCTTTGAACTGTTCAATTGGGCCTCCCAGCAGTCTCGTTTCAGACATGATGTTTCCACTTATGAGATTACAATTAAGAAGCTGGGTGAGGCGAAAATGTACGAAGAAATGGATAATGTTGTGAACCAGGTGCTTGCTGTTCCTTCTATTGGTTCTGAGACTCTTTACAATactatgatatatttttttactgaGGCAAGGAAGTTGACTAGAGCTATCAATATATTCAAGCATATGCAGAACAACAAAAACGTGAACTGTAGGCCTTCAATTAGAACCTATAATCTGCTTTTTACTGCATTCTTGAGTCGGGGTCGTAATGCTTATATAAATCTCATGTATATGGAGACTATTAGATGCCTCTTCAGACAGATGGTGAATGATGGCATTGAACCTGAcatatttactttaaattgtATGATAAAGGGGTATGTGCTATCCCTTCATGTCAATGATGCTCTCAGGATCTTCCACCAAATGGGTGTTGTTTATAGTAGCCTCCCAAATTCATTTTCCTATGATTATTTGATTCACGGGTTATGCGCGCAAGCGCGAACGGATAATGCGAGGGAGTTGTGCAATGAAATGAAGGAAAAGGGGTTTGTGCCAAGTAGTATATCATATAATTCAATTGTTAATGCTATGGCTCTCAATGGAGAGGTTGAAGAAGCAGTGAATTATTTGTGGGAGATGATTGGTAATAGAAGGTCTCCTGATTTTATTACATATAAGACGGTATTGGATGAACTGTGCAGGCGAGGGAGGGTTGGAGAAGCCACGAGTTTGTTGAGGGAAGTGCAGGAGAAGGAACTTGTGGATGGTCATACTTATAGGAAACTTCTCTATGTGCTTGAAGATGACTATGGAAATGTACATGGTGGATGGCCATGA
- the LOC111782957 gene encoding E3 SUMO-protein ligase SIZ1-like has translation MDLVANCKDKLAYFRIKELKDILTQLGLSKQGKKQDLVERILAILSDEQVSKMWAKKNAVGKDQVAKLVEDTYRKMQVSGATDLASKGQGVSDSSNVQVKGETDDSLQLDTKVRCLCGSALQTESMIECEDPRCQVWQHISCVIVPEKPTEGNSPYPEHFYCEICRLNRADPFWVSVAHPLFPVKLITTMSTNIPTDGTNPMQSVDRTFQLTRADKDLLSKPEYDVQAWCMLLNDKVPFRMQWPQYADLQINGLAVRAINRPGSQLLGANGRDDGPIITACTKDGMNKITLTGCDARTFCLGVRIVKRRTVQQILSMIPKESEGERFQDALARICRCIGGGNTADNADSDSDLEVVAEFFGVNLRCPMSGSRMKIAGRFSPCAHMGCFDLEVFVELNQRSRKWQCPICLKNYALENVIIDPYFNRITSMMRHCGEDVTEIEVKPDGSWRVRSRTESERRELGDLCLWHSSDGTSCVTNEEVKPKIEASKQIKQEGGSDRGLKLGIRKNSNGFWEVSRPEDINTFTSGSRLPENYGGHDQKIIPMSSSATGSRDGEDPSVNQDGGVNFDFSTNNGIEMNSLSLHVDSEYGFTEQNPIAPVGEVIVLSDSDEENDILVSSGTVYQSNHTDAGEISFSMPPPGLADAYPEDPTLLSAGNSCLGLFNSHDDEFGMPVWSLPPGAQGGAGFQLFSSDADVSEALVDLQHDSINCSTMNGYLATPEAAISPASLVPGSSIGHTDGEMNDSLVDNPLAFAGDDPSLQIFLPTRPSVAPMQSDFRDEADVSNGVHTEDWISLRLGGDAGGSNGGESTASRGLNSRQHIPSTGGEINSLSDTASLLLGMNDVRHDKASRQRSGSPFSFPRQKRSVRQRMFLSIDSESE, from the exons ATGGACTTGGTTGCTAATTGCAAG GACAAATTGGCTTATTTTCGAATAAAAGAGCTCAAGGATATTCTCACTCAACTAGGTCTCTCAAAGCAAGGAAAGAAGCAG GACCTTGTTGAGCGGATACTAGCCATTCTTTCTGATGAGCAAG TTTCAAAAATGTGGGCAAAGAAAAATGCTGTTGGAAAGGATCAAGTGGCAAAACTAGTTGAAGACACGTACAG AAAGATGCAGGTTTCTGGGGCCACGGATTTAGCTTCTAAGGGTCAAGGTGTCTCAGACAGTAGTAATGTGCAGGTAAAAGGTGAAACAGATGACTCTTTGCAATTAGATACAAAGGTTCGATGTCTCTGTGGAAGTGCTTTGCAAACAGAATCAATGATTGAG TGTGAGGATCCACGGTGCCAAGTATGGCAGCACATTAGTTGTGTTATAGTCCCGGAGAAACCTACGGAAGGAAATTCACCATACCCTGAACACTTCTATTGTGAGATCTGTCGACTCAATCGTGCAGACCC TTTTTGGGTTTCAGTTGCACATCCTCTGTTTCCCGTAAAGCTGATAACCACAATGTCTACAAACATTCCAACGGATGG TACAAATCCAATGCAGAGTGTGGATAGAACGTTTCAACTCACGAGGGCAGATAAGGACCTACTTTCTAAACCGGAATACGATGTTCAG GCCTGGTGTATGCTTTTGAACGATAAAGTTCCATTCAGGATGCAATGGCCTCAGTATGCAGACTTACAAATTAATG GTTTGGCTGTTCGTGCCATTAATAGACCCGGCTCTCAACTTTTGGGGGCTAATGGTCGTGATGATGGCCCAATT ATCACAGCATGCACGAAAGATGGAATGAATAAGATAACATTAACAGGGTGTGATGCTCGAACTTTTTGTTTAGGGGTTCGAATTGTGAAACGACGCACTGTTCAAcag attctAAGCATGATTCCTAAGGAGTCTGAGGGTGAACGTTTTCAAGATGCTCTTGCTCGTATTTGCCGTTGCATTGGTGGTGGGAACACTGCAGATAATGCTGATAGTGATAGTGACTTGGAGGTTGTTGCAGAATTTTTTGGGGTTAATCTACGCTGTCCT ATGAGTGGTTCAAGGATGAAGATTGCTGGACGATTTAGTCCTTGTGCTCATATGGGATGCTTTGATCTTGAAGTGTTCGTAGAATTGAATCAACGTTCAAGGAAG TGGCAGTGTCCAATTTGTCTGAAGAACTATGCACTGGAGAATGTTATCATAGACCCTTATTTCAACCGTATAACATCTATG ATGAGACATTGTGGAGAAGATGTTACAGAAATTGAGGTTAAGCCTGATGGTTCCTGGCGTGTGCGGTCAAGAACTGAAAGTGAGCGCAGGGAACTTGGTGATCTTTGCCTGTGGCACTCCTCTGACGGCACTTCGTGTGTTACTAATGAGGAAGTTAAACCAAAGATAGAAGCATCGAAGCAGATAAAGCAGGAAGGTGGATCAGATCGTGGTCTGAAACTTGGCATCAGGAAGAATAGTAATGGATTTTGGGAAGTCAGCAGACCTGAAGATATCAATACTTTCACTTCTGGTAGTAGATTACCGGAGAATTATGGGGGTCATGACCAGAAGATTATCCCAATGAGCAGCAGTGCCACCGGCAGTAGGGATGGTGAAGATCCAAGTGTAAACCAGGATGGTGGTGTAAACTTCGATTTCTCAACCAATAATGGGATTGAGATGAATTCCCTGTCCTTACATGTTGACTCAGAGTATGGATTTACTGAACAAAATCCTATTGCTCCTGTTGGTGAAGTCATTGTTCTAAGTGATTCagatgaagaaaatgacattttaGTTTCCTCTGGAACTGTTTATCAGAGCAACCATACAGATGCAGGTGAGATTTCTTTCTCCATGCCACCTCCTGGACTCGCTGATGCATATCCTGAAGATCCAACTCTATTATCGGCTGGAAATTCATGCTTGGGTCTTTTTAATTCCCATGACGATGAATTTGGCATGCCTGTTTGGTCATTACCCCCTGGAGCTCAAGGAGGTGCTGGATTCCAATTGTTTAGCTCTGATGCAGATGTATCAGAGGCTCTAGTTGACTTGCAACATGACTCCATTAATTGTTCCACCATGAATGGCTATTTAGCTACCCCAGAGGCAGCTATAAGTCCCGCTTCTCTTGTTCCAGGTTCTTCAATTGGTCATACTGATGGTGAAATGAATGACAGCTTGGTTGATAATCCATTAGCTTTTGCTGGTGATGATCCATCTCTTCAAATATTTCTTCCTACCAGGCCTTCAGTTGCCCCTATGCAGTCTGATTTCAGAGACGAGGCTGATGTATCAAATGGTGTTCATACTGAAGATTGGATCTCTCTCAGGCTTGGGGGTGATGCAGGCGGTAGCAATGGGGGGGAGTCCACAGCCTCCAGGGGTTTAAATTCAAGACAGCATATTCCATCAACAGGAGGCGAAATCAATTCATTGTCTGATACTG CTTCTCTGCTTCTTGGAATGAATGATGTTAGACATGACAAAGCAAGTAGGCAAAGATCAGGTAGTCCTTTCTCATTCCCTCGCCAGAAACGTTCGGTCAGACAGCGGATGTTCCTTTCTATAGACTCCGAGTCAGAGTAG
- the LOC111783547 gene encoding transmembrane protein 209 produces MAAVGNGGRADGSPSPKPLKFSAYQNPALSAALTTNSLQPSKFTFLCIFSLSSVSAFAFLRILSWENAIVDNLKLKNFPEEAAYLSAKAVQTAVGLVFLGTVLAFFKAISLYRKRLSGFVSVITATKGTKDQTPLSKRQLGLMGLKPKHDNGTSEKAVKPPKSKPYSSPSDVLVPLHQSVGNFSYSSQRNIDKLNSTSGSKMQPFATPSKSPGSASSLYLVSGVASPLPSAQSSSGRESVVCTPWSSKRVSSLKEITSEEDFERFLAEVDEKLTESAGKLATPPPTISSVGIASPSTVATSANTSGTTRSTPLRPVRMSPSSQKFTTPPKKVEGDVPSPMSMEEMVEAFKHLGVYPQIEEWRDRLRQWVSSTLLNPLVEKIETSHVQVKEVAAKLGVSITISPVGDSAESPPTVSSVDRTNEWQPTLTLDENGLLHQLRATLVQSIDASTIKMPLANAPQSPQQNPLVSVMQECVDAITEYQKLLALMKGEWVKGLLPQSSIRADYAVQRIKDLSEGTCLKNYEYLGTGEVYDKKNKKWTLELPTDSHLLLYLFCAFLEHPKWMLHVDPSTYAGAQSSKNPLFLGVLPPKERFPEKYVAIIYGVPSVIHPGACILAVGKKSPPVFSLYWDKKLQLSLQGRTALWDSILILCHRVKVGYGGIIRGMHLGSSALRILPVLNPEPVD; encoded by the exons ATGGCAGCAGTCGGAAATGGAGGAAGAGCCGACGGCTCTCCTTCTCCGAAGCCCTTGAAGTTCTCGGCGTACCAAAACCCGGCCTTATCCGCCGCTCTAACCACCAACAGCCTCCAACCTTCGAAGTTCACCTTCCTCTGCATCTTCTCCCTCTCCTCCGTGTCTGCATTTGCCTTCCTTCGTATTCTTTCCTG GGAAAATGCGATTGTCGACAATTTGAAGCTCAAAAACTTTCCTGAAGAGGCAGCCT ATTTGTCTGCTAAGGCTGTACAGACTGCGGTAGGCTTAGTCTTTTTGGGAACAGTCTTAGCTTTTTTCAAAGCGATATCCTTGTATAGAAAAAGATTGAGTGGTTTTGTGTCTGTTATAACTGCCACTAAAGGAACCAAGGATCAAACACCTCTTTCCAAGCGTCAATTGGGGCTTATGGGATTAAAACCAAAGCATGATAATGGGACATCTGAAAAAGCTGTAAAGCCTCCAAAATCTAAGCCCTACTCATCACCTTCTGATGTTCTTGTTCCTCTTCATCAATCAGTTGGCAATTTTAGTTATTCATCTCAAAGAAACATAGATAAATTGAACTCTACCAGTGGAAGTAAAATGCAGCCTTTCGCAACACCTTCAAAATCTCCGGGTTCTGCTTCTTCCTTGTATCTTGTCTCTGGAGTGGCCTCTCCCCTGCCTTCTGCGCAGAGTTCATCAGGACGGGAGTCAGTGGTTTGTACCCCGTGGTCTAGCAAGCGAGTATCCTCTCTGAAAGAAATTACATCTGAAGAAGACTTTGAACGATTCCTTGCTGAAGTAGATGAAAAATTAACTGAGTCTGCAGGAAAATTAGCAACTCCACCCCCCACCATCAGCAGTGTTGGTATTGCCAGTCCTAGTACTGTGGCTACTTCAGCTAATACTTCTGGAACTACCAGAAGTACTCCCTTGAGGCCTGTAAGGATGTCGCCGAGTTCACAGAAATTCACCACTCCCCCTAAGAAGGTAGAGGGTGATGTTCCCTCCCCGATGTCTATGGAGGAAATGGTTGAAGCTTTCAAGCATTTGGGAGTATATCCTCAAATTGAAGAATGGCGTGATCGTCTCAGGCAATGGGTCTCTTCCACTTTGCTTAATCCTCTTGTTGAAAAGATTGAAACCAGTCATGTTCAG GTAAAAGAAGTGGCTGCTAAACTTGGTGTCTCAATTACTATAAGTCCTGTAGGCGACTCAGCGGAATCCCCTCCCACTGTGTCTTCGGTTGACAGGACTAATGAATGGCAACCAACATTGACCCTTGATGAAAATGGACTCCTTCACCAGTTACGAGCAACTCTCGTGCAATCCATTGATGCCTCTACAA TCAAGATGCCTCTGGCAAACGCACCACAGTCCCCTCAGCAGAATCCGTTAGTTTCGGTGATGCAGGAGTGTGTTGATGCCATTACAGAGTACCAGAAACTCCTTGCTTTGATGAAGGGTGAATGGGTCAAAGGCTTACTGCCTCAAAGTAGTATTCGAGCAGATTATGCAGTACAAAGAATCAAAG ATCTTTCTGAAGGGACCTGCTTGAAGAATTACGAGTATCTCGGGACTGGAGAGGTTTACGataagaagaacaagaaatggaCACTTGAGCTCCCAACCGATTCTCACTTACTCTTATATTTATTCTGTGCTTTCCTAGAGCATCCAAAGTGGATGCTACATGTGGATCCTTCAACCTATGCTGGGGCTCAGTCCAGCAAAAATCCTTTGTTCTTGGGGGTTCTGCCTCCAAAAGAACGGTTTCCCGAGAAGTACGTAGCAATTATATATGGCGTTCCTTCCGTTATTCACCCCGGAGCTTGCATACTGGCTGTTGGAAAGAAAAGTCCTCCAGTTTTCTCTTTGTATTGGGACAAGAAGCTTCAGCTTTCCCTTCAG GGAAGAACAGCATTGTGGGACTCCATATTGATTCTGTGTCACAGAGTCAAGGTTGGATACGGTGGAATTATTCGGGGAATGCATCTCGGTTCGTCTGCTCTAAGAATCCTTCCAGTCTTGAATCCAGAGCCAGTCGACTGA